A region of Ammospiza nelsoni isolate bAmmNel1 chromosome 8, bAmmNel1.pri, whole genome shotgun sequence DNA encodes the following proteins:
- the ANKRD2 gene encoding ankyrin repeat domain-containing protein 2 isoform X1, which translates to MELDVERAKELIEQKLAEEEKEEKLRGDGAWEPPAVERMNTPELEEEKLRGPRNWGLEAIKGQEKVRRSSVDLRREIIDVGSIQRLIELRKQRRQRRAERAATPEPAPPPEPLEIDGPVEPETFLRAAVQGKMHFIEKFLADGGSPDTCDEVASLAATGCPLLHATKTCSHAPPHLWFHRTALHRSSLEGHMEILQKLLDTGATVDFRDRLDCTAVHWACRGGHLDAVKLLQDRGADLNVKDKLWVLIPPDVHLTPLKLLSTPLHVATRTGHLDIVEHLIHCGVDINAPDREGDTALHDATRLSRYKIIKTLILHGADMMAKNEAGKTPTDLVQQWQVDTRQALETKEQPQGEMEVPA; encoded by the exons AAACTCAGAGGGGATGGAGCATGGGAGCCGCCAGCCGTGGAGCGGATGAACACAcctgagctggaggaggagaaactCCGCGGGCCCAGGAACTGGGGCCTTGAGGCCATCAAG GGCCAGGAGAAGGTGCGGAGGAGCTCCGTGGATCTGAGGCGGGAGATCATCGACGTGGGGAGCATCCAACGGCTCATCGAGCTCCGCaagcagcgccggcagcgccgggcAGAGCGGGCAGCCACCCCCGAGCCCGCTCCACCACCTGAGCCCCTGGAGATT GATGGTCCTGTGGAGCCAGAGACCTTCCTGCGAGCTGCTGTCCAGGGCAAGATGCACTTCATCGAGAAGTTTCTGGCAGATGGTGGCTCCCCTGACACTTGTGATGAGGTAGCATCCCTGGCAGCCACTGGTTGCCCCCTGTTGCATGCCACCAAGACCTGCAGCCATGCCCCACCACACCTGTGG TTCCACCGCACAGCCCTGCACCGCTCCTCGCTGGAGGGACACATGGAAAtcctgcagaagctgctggacACTGGGGCCACTGTTGACTTCAGGGACCGG CTGGACTGCACAGCCGTGCACTGGGCCTGCCGGGGTGGGCACCTGGATGCTGTCAAACTGCTTCAAGACCGCGGGGCAGACCTCAATGTGAAGGACAAg ctgtgggtgctgatCCCCCCCGATGTCCATCTCACCCCCCTAAAGCTGCTCAGCACACCCCTTCACGTGGCCACCCGAACCGGACACCTTGACATCGTGGAGCATCTCATCCACTGTGGGGTGGATATCAATGCCCCAGACAGG GAGGGTGACACAGCGCTGCATGATGCCACACGGCTCAGTCGCTACAAGATCATCAAAACGCTGATCCTGCACGGGGCTGACATGATGGCCAAGAATGAG GCTGGCAAGACCCCGACAGACCTGGTGCAGCAGTGGCAGGTGGACACACGTCAGGCGCTGGAGACCAAGGAGCAGCCACAAGGGGAGATGGAGGTCCCTGCATGA
- the ANKRD2 gene encoding ankyrin repeat domain-containing protein 2 isoform X2 has product MELDVERAKELIEQKLAEEEKEEKLRGDGAWEPPAVERMNTPELEEEKLRGPRNWGLEAIKGQEKVRRSSVDLRREIIDVGSIQRLIELRKQRRQRRAERAATPEPAPPPEPLEIDGPVEPETFLRAAVQGKMHFIEKFLADGGSPDTCDEVASLAATGCPLLHATKTCSHAPPHLWFHRTALHRSSLEGHMEILQKLLDTGATVDFRDRLDCTAVHWACRGGHLDAVKLLQDRGADLNVKDKLLSTPLHVATRTGHLDIVEHLIHCGVDINAPDREGDTALHDATRLSRYKIIKTLILHGADMMAKNEAGKTPTDLVQQWQVDTRQALETKEQPQGEMEVPA; this is encoded by the exons AAACTCAGAGGGGATGGAGCATGGGAGCCGCCAGCCGTGGAGCGGATGAACACAcctgagctggaggaggagaaactCCGCGGGCCCAGGAACTGGGGCCTTGAGGCCATCAAG GGCCAGGAGAAGGTGCGGAGGAGCTCCGTGGATCTGAGGCGGGAGATCATCGACGTGGGGAGCATCCAACGGCTCATCGAGCTCCGCaagcagcgccggcagcgccgggcAGAGCGGGCAGCCACCCCCGAGCCCGCTCCACCACCTGAGCCCCTGGAGATT GATGGTCCTGTGGAGCCAGAGACCTTCCTGCGAGCTGCTGTCCAGGGCAAGATGCACTTCATCGAGAAGTTTCTGGCAGATGGTGGCTCCCCTGACACTTGTGATGAGGTAGCATCCCTGGCAGCCACTGGTTGCCCCCTGTTGCATGCCACCAAGACCTGCAGCCATGCCCCACCACACCTGTGG TTCCACCGCACAGCCCTGCACCGCTCCTCGCTGGAGGGACACATGGAAAtcctgcagaagctgctggacACTGGGGCCACTGTTGACTTCAGGGACCGG CTGGACTGCACAGCCGTGCACTGGGCCTGCCGGGGTGGGCACCTGGATGCTGTCAAACTGCTTCAAGACCGCGGGGCAGACCTCAATGTGAAGGACAAg CTGCTCAGCACACCCCTTCACGTGGCCACCCGAACCGGACACCTTGACATCGTGGAGCATCTCATCCACTGTGGGGTGGATATCAATGCCCCAGACAGG GAGGGTGACACAGCGCTGCATGATGCCACACGGCTCAGTCGCTACAAGATCATCAAAACGCTGATCCTGCACGGGGCTGACATGATGGCCAAGAATGAG GCTGGCAAGACCCCGACAGACCTGGTGCAGCAGTGGCAGGTGGACACACGTCAGGCGCTGGAGACCAAGGAGCAGCCACAAGGGGAGATGGAGGTCCCTGCATGA
- the ANKRD2 gene encoding ankyrin repeat domain-containing protein 2 isoform X3 codes for MELDVERAKELIEQKLAEEEKEEKLRGDGAWEPPAVERMNTPELEEEKLRGPRNWGLEAIKGQEKVRRSSVDLRREIIDVGSIQRLIELRKQRRQRRAERAATPEPAPPPEPLEIDGPVEPETFLRAAVQGKMHFIEKFLADGGSPDTCDEFHRTALHRSSLEGHMEILQKLLDTGATVDFRDRLDCTAVHWACRGGHLDAVKLLQDRGADLNVKDKLLSTPLHVATRTGHLDIVEHLIHCGVDINAPDREGDTALHDATRLSRYKIIKTLILHGADMMAKNEAGKTPTDLVQQWQVDTRQALETKEQPQGEMEVPA; via the exons AAACTCAGAGGGGATGGAGCATGGGAGCCGCCAGCCGTGGAGCGGATGAACACAcctgagctggaggaggagaaactCCGCGGGCCCAGGAACTGGGGCCTTGAGGCCATCAAG GGCCAGGAGAAGGTGCGGAGGAGCTCCGTGGATCTGAGGCGGGAGATCATCGACGTGGGGAGCATCCAACGGCTCATCGAGCTCCGCaagcagcgccggcagcgccgggcAGAGCGGGCAGCCACCCCCGAGCCCGCTCCACCACCTGAGCCCCTGGAGATT GATGGTCCTGTGGAGCCAGAGACCTTCCTGCGAGCTGCTGTCCAGGGCAAGATGCACTTCATCGAGAAGTTTCTGGCAGATGGTGGCTCCCCTGACACTTGTGATGAG TTCCACCGCACAGCCCTGCACCGCTCCTCGCTGGAGGGACACATGGAAAtcctgcagaagctgctggacACTGGGGCCACTGTTGACTTCAGGGACCGG CTGGACTGCACAGCCGTGCACTGGGCCTGCCGGGGTGGGCACCTGGATGCTGTCAAACTGCTTCAAGACCGCGGGGCAGACCTCAATGTGAAGGACAAg CTGCTCAGCACACCCCTTCACGTGGCCACCCGAACCGGACACCTTGACATCGTGGAGCATCTCATCCACTGTGGGGTGGATATCAATGCCCCAGACAGG GAGGGTGACACAGCGCTGCATGATGCCACACGGCTCAGTCGCTACAAGATCATCAAAACGCTGATCCTGCACGGGGCTGACATGATGGCCAAGAATGAG GCTGGCAAGACCCCGACAGACCTGGTGCAGCAGTGGCAGGTGGACACACGTCAGGCGCTGGAGACCAAGGAGCAGCCACAAGGGGAGATGGAGGTCCCTGCATGA
- the HOGA1 gene encoding 4-hydroxy-2-oxoglutarate aldolase, mitochondrial, translated as MALSTGLTASLRPALAALRRAAPRHCRGLSTPQAPEPSFNLGGIFPPLATPFSPTQEVDYGQLEGNLRRYARIPFRGLVVLGSNGEYPYLASREKVEVVSCVRRALPRDHLLLAGSGCESTQATIELTVSMAEAGADVALVVTPCYYRGAMTTAALIHHYTEVGDASPIPVVLYSVPANTGLDLPMEAVTTLAQHPNIIGIKDSGGDITRMGLMVHKTRQEDFQVLAGSAGFLLASYAVGASGGVCALANVLGDPLCQLDHLCRTGQWQEAQDLQHRLIEPNTAVTRRFGIPGLKKAMEWFGYYGGPCRAPLAPLSPAQVEELRSTFSANGWL; from the exons ATGGCCCTCAGCACCGGCCTCACCGCCTCGCTCCGGCCCGCCCTGGCCGCTCTGCGCCGGGCAGCCCCCAGGCACTGCCGGGGCCTCAGCACCCCGCAGGCACCAGAGCCCTCATTCAATCTCGGCGGCATCTTCCCACCGCTCGCCACCCCTTTCTCGCCCACACAGGAGGTGGACTATGGCCAGCTGGAGGGGAACCTGCGCCGCTACGCCCGCATCCCCTTCCGAG ggctggtggtgctgggctcCAATGGGGAGTATCCCTACCTGGCGTCCCGTGAGAAGGTGGAGGTGGTGAGCTGCGTGCGCCGGGCTCTGCCCAGGGACCACTTGCTGCTGGCTGGCTCGGGCTGTGAAT ccaCCCAGGCCACCATCGAGCTGACAGTCAGCATGGCAGAGGCGGGGGCTGATGTGGCGCTGGTTGTGACACCCTGCTATTATCGGGGGGCCATGACCACTGCTGCCCTCATCCATCACTACACAGAG gtTGGCGACGCATCCCCCATCCCTGTGGTGCTGTACAGTGTTCCTGCCAACACCGGCCTGGACCTGCCCATGGAGGCTGTCACCACCCTGGCTCAGCACCCCAACATCATTGGGATCAAGGACAGCGGTGGGGAC ATCACCCGCATGGGGCTGATGGTCCACAAGACAAGGCAGGAGGATTTCCAGGTGCTGGCAGGATCAGCTGGCTTCCTGCTGGCGAGCTACGCTGTGG GTGCCTCCGGGGGTGTGTGTGCCCTCGCCAATGTTCTGGGTGACCCACTGTGTCAGCTGGACCACCTGTGCCGCACGGGGCAGTGGCAGGAGGCCCAGGACCTGCAGCACCGCCTCATTGAGCCCAACACAGCG GTCACCCGCCGGTTTGGCATCCCGGGGCTGAAGAAGGCCATGGAGTGGTTTGGCTACTATGGAGGTCCCTGCCGTGCACCCCTGGCCcctctgagccctgcccaggtTGAAGAGCTGAGGAGCACCTTCAGTGCCAATGGCTGGCTGTGA
- the MORN4 gene encoding MORN repeat-containing protein 4: MTLTKGSFTYSNGEEYRGEWKEGRRHGIGQLTFADGTAYVGHFENGLFHGCGVLTFSDGSRYEGEFVQGKFNGVGVFTRCDNMTFEGEFKGGRVYGFGLLTFPDGSHGVPRNEGFFENNKLLRREKCTAIIQRAQGASKSAHSLTA, from the exons ATGACCCTCACCAAAGGCTCCTTCACCTACTCCAACGGGGAGGAGTACCGTGGCGAGTGGAAAGAAG GTCGCAGGCATGGCATCGGGCAGCTGACGTTTGCTGATGGCACTGCCTACGTGGGGCACTTTGAGAACGGGCTCTTCCACGGCTGCGGCGTGCTTACCTTCTCCGACGGCTCCAG GTACGAGGGGGAGTTTGTGCAGGGCAAGTTCAATGGCGTCGGGGTCTTCACCCGCTGTGACAACATGACCTTCGAGGGCGAGTTCAAAGGCGGGCGCGTGTATGGCTTCG gtCTCCTGACCTTCCCTGATGGCTCGCACGGCGTGCCCCGCAATGAGGGATTCTTTGAGAACAACAAGCTGCTGCGGCGGGAGAAGTGCACGGCCATCATCCAGAGGGCCCAGGGCGCCTCCAAGTCTGCCCACAGCCTGACAGCGTGA